From Mytilus edulis chromosome 8, xbMytEdul2.2, whole genome shotgun sequence, one genomic window encodes:
- the LOC139486777 gene encoding post-GPI attachment to proteins factor 2-like isoform X5, producing the protein MLKKFRSKVKNYLPSISSAIGGYTPQRYVWRICIALHCSPRFFITAGYYTFNTQFNVGIRNNIYKFLAGLCAILNSIEILALVVLTNISSIENFSIHENSFITFMVTSECYMLCSCIVFKWGRTSNGKQMTPKEKKSFHYKIALFLFNISCFFIAIYLYLRHNSYCEAGVYSLFSACEYLVVFTNIAFHGTTIIDFEGTVNTIAPSQLVGDKISKRYR; encoded by the exons tttcgCAGCAAG gtCAAGAATTATCTCCCTTCAATAAGTTCAGCTATAGGTGGCTACACACCTCAAAGATATGTGTGGAGAATATGTATTGCACTTCACTGTAGTCCACGTTTCTTTATAACAGCAGGATACTACACATTTAACACACAATTCAATGTGGGAATCAGgaacaatatatacaaatttttaGCAGGATTATGCGCTATTTTGAACAGTATAGAAATTTTAGCTTTAGTTGTGTTGACCAATATATCTTCTATAGAAAATTTTA gTATTCATGAGAATTCTTTTATAACTTTCATGGTAACTTCAGAATGTTATATGTTATGTAGCTGTATAGTATTTAAATGGGGACGTACCAGTAATGGTAAACAGATGACTCCAAAA GAAAAGAAAtcctttcattacaaaattgcatTATTCCTGTTCAACATCAGTTGTTTCTTCATAGCAATTTACCTTTACCTCCGACATAATAGTTACTGTGAAGCTGGCG TTTATTCCTTGTTTTCCGCTTGTGAATACCTAGTTGTATTTACCAATATTGCATTCCATGGCACAACCATTATTGACTTTGAAGGAACAGTCAATACCATTGCTCCGTCACAGTTGGTTGGAGATAAAATTTCAAAGCGATATCGATAG